In Monodelphis domestica isolate mMonDom1 chromosome 4, mMonDom1.pri, whole genome shotgun sequence, one DNA window encodes the following:
- the STT3A gene encoding dolichyl-diphosphooligosaccharide--protein glycosyltransferase subunit STT3A, with protein sequence MTKLGFLRLSYEKQDTLLKLLILSMAAVLSFSTRLFAVLRFESVIHEFDPYFNYRTTRFLTEEGFYKFHNWFDDRAWYPLGRIIGGTIYPGLMITSATIYHVLHFFHITIDIRNVCVFLAPLFSSFTTIVTYHLTKELKDAGAGLLAAAMIAVVPGYISRSVAGSYDNEGIAIFCMLLTYYMWIKAVKTGSTYWAAKCALAYFYMVSSWGGYVFLINLIPLHVLVLMLTGRFSHRIYVAYCTVYCLGTILSMQISFVGFQPVLSSEHMAAFGVFGLCQIHAFVDYLRSKLNPQQFEVLFRSVISLVGFVLLTLGAVLMLTGKISPWTGRFYSLLDPSYAKNNIPIIASVSEHQPTTWSSYYFDLQLLVFMFPVGLYYCFSNLSDARIFIIMYGVTSMYFSAVMVRLMLVLAPVMCILSGIGVSQVLSTYMKNLDISRPDKKNKKQQDSTYPIKNEVASGMILVMAFFLITYTFHSTWVTSEAYSSPSIVLSARGGDGSRIIFDDFREAYYWLRHNTPEDAKIMSWWDYGYQITAMANRTILVDNNTWNNTHISRVGQAMASTEEKAYEIMRELDVSYVLVIFGGLTGYSSDDINKFLWMVRIGGSTDTGKHIKEHDYYTPTGEFRVDREGSPVLLNCLMYKMCYYRFGQVYTEAKRPPGYDRVRNAEIGNKDFELDVLEEAYTTEHWLVRIYKVKDLDNRGLSRT encoded by the exons gTATTTTAATTATCGAACTACCCGGTTTCTGACTGAAGAGGGATTTTATAAATTCCATAACTGGTTTGATGACCGGGCCTGGTACCCTTTGGGGCGAATTATTGGAGGAACAATTTATCCAG GTTTAATGATCACTTCTGCTACAATCTACCATGTGCTacattttttccacatcactaTTGACATTCGGAATGTCTGCGTTTTCCTggcccctctcttctcttccttcactaCCATCGTTACATATCATCTTACCAAAGAGCTCAAG GATGCAGGTGCTGGACTCCTTGCTGCTGCCATGATTGCTGTAGTTCCTGGGTATATATCCCGATCTGTGGCAGGTTCTTATGACAATGAAG GGATTGCCATCTTCTGCATGCTGCTCACCTACTACATGTGGATTAAGGCAGTAAAGACAGGCTCTACCTACTGGGCTGCCAAATGTGCCCTTGCCTATTTCTACATG GTCTCCTCATGGGGAGGTTATGTGTTTCTGATTAACTTGATCCCTCTTCATGTACTGGTGCTGATGCTGACAGGGCGATTCTCTCACCGGATCTATGTGGCTTACTGTACTGTATACTGCTTGGGGACCATCCTTTCTATGCAGATATCCTTTGTTGGTTTCCAG CCTGTCCTATCATCAGAACACATGGCAGCCTTTGGGGTCTTTGGTCTGTGCCAGATCCACGCCTTTGTGGACTACCTGCGTAGCAAGCTGAATCCTCAGCAATTTGAAGTCCTCTTCCGAAGTGTTATCTCCTTGGTGGGTTTCGTCCTTCTCACTCTGGGAGCTGTCCTCATGCTGACAG GAAAAATTTCTCCCTGGACGGGACGTTTCTACTCTCTGCTGGATCCTTCTTATGCTAAGAACAACATCCCTATCATTGCCTCTGTGTCTGAGCATCAGCCTACCACTTGGTCCTCTTACTATTTTGACCTTCAGCTCTTAGTCTTCATGTTCCCAG TTGGTCTCTATTACTGCTTTAGCAACTTGTCTGATGCCCGGATCTTTATCATCATGTATGGTGTGACCAGCATGTACTTCTCAGCTGTCATG GTACGTCTGATGCTAGTTCTTGCCCCTGTGATGTGCATTCTTTCTGGCATTGGGGTCTCCCAGGTCCTCTCTACCTACATGAAAAACCTGGATATTAGTCGCCCAGATAAGAAGAACAAGAAGCAACAGGACTCTACCTATCCTATCAAGAATGAG GTTGCAAGTGGAATGATCTTGGTCATGGCTTTTTTTCTCATCACCTATACTTTTCATTCAACATGGGTCACCAGTGAAGCctactcttctccctctattgTGCTTTCTGCACGAGGTGGAGATGGAAGCAGGATCATATTTGATGACTTCAGAGAAGCGTACTACTGGCTTAGGCACAACACACCAGAG GATGCAAAGATCATGTCATGGTGGGATTATGGCTACCAGATCACAGCTATGGCAAATAGGACAATTCTAGTGGACAACAACACCTGGAACAATACTCATATTTCTCGAGTAGGGCAG GCTATGGCATCCACAGAAGAGAAGGCCTATGAGATCATGAGAGAGCTTGATGTCAGTTATGTGCTGGTTATATTTGGTGGCCTCACTGGATATTCTTCTGATG ACATTAACAAGTTTCTGTGGATGGTCAGAATTGGGGGAAGCACAGACACAGGCAAGCACATCAAAGAGCATGACTACTATACTCCAACTGGAGAGTTCCGTGTTGATCGAGAAGGTTCTCCAGTGCTCCTTAACTGTCTCATGTACAAGATGTGTTATTACCGCTTTGGACAGGTCTACACAGAAGCCA AGCGTCCACCTGGTTATGATAGGGTCAGAAATGCTGAGATTGGTAACAAAGATTTTGAGCTTGATGTCCTAGAAGAAGCATATACCACAGAACATTGGCTTGTCAGGATATACAAG GTA